In Fulvia fulva chromosome 10, complete sequence, a single window of DNA contains:
- a CDS encoding Momilactone A synthase: MQYGPVPDFPIKGKIVAITGGGSGIGLALAKQCHERGVKVLIGDLKLVPEAEFITQVPAGEVVNTHCDVTSWRSLHDLITTSVEKVGDVPDVYVASAGVFEPPWSNFWDDNEEESYKMIQINVSHPVKLTRLAMRALAGAKKQGVVALLASSAGIRGNYLASLYVTSKHAIVGFTKSMGQADIEEGVKIVCIMPGMVQSPLWEDRADEVATATQYYERLKTALQPADIADNLIRMIESKGYGGGSCVLKTKTEERIVEEGHAKSLGKYDPSPRPEPDLDRIKKLLEEERGKPWS; the protein is encoded by the exons ATGCAATATGGTCCCGTCCCCGACTTTCCCATCAAGGGTAAGATCGTTGCCATTACCG GCGGCGGTTCTGGCATCGGCTTGGCTCTTGCGAAGCAGTGCCACGAGCGAGGAGTGAAGGTACTGATCGGCGACCTGAAGCTGGTCCCAGAAGCGGAGTTCATCACCCAAGTCCCGGCAGGTGAAGTGGTAAACACCCACTGTGATGTGACATCCTGGAGGTCGCTTCACGACCTCATCACAACAAGCGTCGAGAAGGTTGGAGATGTTCCAGATGTGTATGTTGCATCTGCCGGTGTTTTTGAGCCGCCGTGGTCGAATTT CTGGGATGATAATGAGGAAGAGTCATACAAGATGATTCAGATCAATGTCAGTCATCCCGTCAAACTGACCCGCCTAGCCATGCGAGCTCTTGCCGGCGCAAAGAAGCAAGGTGTGGTGGCACTTCTCGCATCGTCTGCTGGCATCCGAGGCAACTATCTCGCCAGCTTATACGTCACTTCCAAGCATGCTATTGTCGGCTTCACCAAGTCCATGGGCCAGGCCGATATCGAAGAAGGTGTGAAGATAGTATGCATCATGCCAGGAATGGTGCAGAGTCCACTTTGGGAAGATCGAGCCGATGAAGTTGCTACTGCCACCCAGTATTATGAGCGGCTGAAGACGGCCCTGCAGCCTGCCGATATTGCTGATAATCTGATTCGCATGATTGAGAGTAAGGGGTATGGCGGGGGAAGTTGCGTCCTCAAGACCAAGACCGAGGAACGCATTGTCGAGGAGGGACATGCGAAGAGTCTGGGAAAGTATGATCCATCGCCACGTCCAGAACCCGACCTGGATCGTATCAAGAAGTTGTTAGAAGAAGAGAGAGGCAAGCCGTGGTCGTGA